In one window of Chitinophagales bacterium DNA:
- a CDS encoding RidA family protein encodes MSKQIIQTAQAPAPIGPYSQAVKANGMLFISGQVAFDPASGELKMGSIQEETHQVMKNLQAVLSEAKLTFEHVVKTSIFLSDMGLFAQVNEVYGQYFNGDYPARETVAVKTLPRNVNVEISMIAVVEL; translated from the coding sequence ATGTCCAAACAAATCATTCAAACCGCACAGGCGCCTGCGCCAATTGGTCCGTATAGTCAGGCAGTAAAAGCCAATGGTATGTTATTCATCAGTGGTCAGGTGGCTTTTGATCCTGCCAGCGGCGAACTGAAAATGGGCAGCATTCAGGAAGAAACCCATCAGGTAATGAAAAACCTGCAGGCTGTTTTATCTGAAGCCAAGCTCACATTTGAACATGTGGTGAAGACGAGTATTTTCCTGAGCGATATGGGTCTGTTTGCACAGGTAAATGAAGTGTACGGTCAGTACTTTAATGGCGATTATCCTGCACGTGAAACCGTAGCAGTAAAAACCCTACCCCGTAATGTGAACGTGGAGATTAGTATGATTGCGGTGGTAGAATTATAA
- a CDS encoding Gfo/Idh/MocA family oxidoreductase yields MAQNASRRQLLKTFGLAAGAFVFDWKAFAAEHNLPQDLDHNPLHKPLAKPVTAITLGAGNRGNVYGNFAVANGDQLDIIGVAEPIAIRNERYAQKHNIAKENRFTTWEQVFERPKFADAIIITTPDDLHYGPCMKALAMGYDVLLEKPIAPTEKECRDILALAKKTNRIVAVCHVLRYAPYFQELKALMDSGKLGRIMSVQHLEPIGHVHMSHSYVRGNWHNSKKTTPIILAKSCHDLDILRWMIGKQTQQIQAFGNLNWFKKENAPKGSTARCIDGCAVEASCPYSALKIYQRNRSWLHVFDLPEDKTQWTEAINKALRETNYGRCVYQMDNDQPDHYTTNIRFADDITASFSMEACTSYEGRRTRVMGSLGDVVGDMNSFTYTDFATGKTTQWESKTDGHGGGDWRLAKDWVQAVAQQNPSLLSSTIDASIESHVMGFAAEKSRLNSTVEKIQL; encoded by the coding sequence ATGGCTCAAAACGCTTCTCGCCGTCAGCTCCTCAAAACATTTGGTCTGGCTGCCGGTGCTTTTGTATTTGATTGGAAAGCATTTGCTGCAGAACACAATTTACCGCAAGACCTTGACCACAACCCTTTACACAAACCCTTGGCCAAGCCTGTTACGGCAATCACTTTGGGTGCAGGCAACAGAGGAAATGTGTATGGTAATTTTGCTGTAGCCAATGGAGATCAGTTAGATATTATCGGCGTTGCAGAACCCATTGCCATCCGTAATGAACGCTATGCGCAGAAACACAATATTGCGAAGGAAAACCGCTTCACTACATGGGAGCAGGTGTTTGAAAGACCCAAGTTTGCTGATGCCATCATTATTACTACGCCGGATGATTTGCATTATGGCCCTTGTATGAAAGCATTGGCCATGGGTTATGATGTGTTGCTGGAAAAACCCATTGCCCCAACAGAAAAAGAATGCAGAGATATTCTTGCATTAGCTAAGAAAACCAATCGTATCGTAGCAGTTTGCCATGTGTTACGCTATGCACCCTATTTCCAGGAACTGAAAGCTCTGATGGATAGCGGTAAGCTGGGCCGCATCATGAGCGTACAACATTTGGAGCCGATTGGTCATGTACACATGAGTCATTCTTATGTACGCGGCAATTGGCACAACAGTAAAAAAACAACACCAATCATTCTAGCCAAGAGTTGTCATGACTTGGATATTCTTCGTTGGATGATTGGCAAACAAACCCAGCAGATACAAGCATTTGGTAACCTGAATTGGTTCAAGAAAGAAAATGCGCCTAAAGGCAGCACAGCAAGATGCATCGATGGTTGTGCTGTAGAAGCGAGCTGTCCTTACTCCGCATTGAAAATTTATCAGCGCAATCGCTCCTGGTTACATGTGTTTGATTTACCGGAAGACAAAACACAGTGGACAGAGGCCATCAATAAAGCATTGCGTGAAACCAATTATGGCAGGTGCGTGTACCAAATGGATAACGATCAACCAGATCATTACACTACCAATATTCGCTTCGCCGATGATATTACAGCCTCCTTCTCCATGGAAGCATGCACATCTTATGAAGGCCGCAGAACCCGTGTAATGGGTAGCTTGGGCGATGTGGTGGGTGATATGAATAGCTTTACTTATACCGATTTTGCAACAGGCAAGACCACACAATGGGAATCCAAAACAGATGGACATGGTGGTGGCGACTGGCGACTGGCCAAAGACTGGGTACAAGCGGTGGCACAACAAAATCCTTCACTGCTCAGCTCAACCATTGACGCATCTATTGAAAGTCATGTAATGGGCTTTGCAGCAGAAAAGAGTCGATTGAACAGTACTGTAGAAAAGATTCAATTATAA
- a CDS encoding aldose 1-epimerase, whose translation MSFLVETQGEGAAQSIVLRDSSTGCSATIFRFGALLNAFSLPTVNGRINIVDGFADAAAAIANITKGFNGAKINPYVCRLQHGQYQLDQDIYQVSKFFLPPHAIHGLVYDAVYDVLELHADTHHAVVRLQYIYKQEDAGYPFEYSIEVRWQLSAHAQLSVTTTVQNLSDRAIPMTDGWHPYFTLGGSIDDCTLRFESHTQVVFDETLIPTGKLKADHRFTEGALLKDIFLDNCFLLNNPGHSACTLENQHYRLTVQPGAHYPYLQLYTPDHRKSIAIENLSAAPDAFNNGMGLVLLAPKEHRSFTTGYHLQIL comes from the coding sequence ATGTCATTTCTGGTAGAAACACAGGGCGAGGGTGCCGCGCAAAGCATTGTGCTCAGAGATAGCAGTACTGGTTGTTCCGCCACTATTTTCCGATTTGGTGCATTACTAAATGCATTTAGTCTGCCAACAGTGAATGGCAGAATCAATATTGTGGATGGCTTTGCCGATGCAGCAGCTGCTATTGCCAATATCACCAAAGGCTTCAATGGTGCAAAGATCAATCCTTATGTGTGCCGGCTCCAACACGGGCAGTACCAGTTAGATCAAGATATCTATCAGGTAAGCAAATTTTTTCTACCCCCACATGCGATTCATGGACTCGTATATGACGCAGTCTATGATGTGCTTGAATTACATGCAGACACACACCATGCGGTAGTGAGGTTACAATACATTTATAAGCAGGAAGACGCAGGCTATCCTTTTGAATACAGCATTGAAGTGCGCTGGCAATTATCCGCGCATGCGCAATTATCTGTAACTACTACGGTGCAGAATTTATCAGATCGTGCTATCCCTATGACGGATGGCTGGCACCCTTATTTTACGCTGGGTGGCAGTATTGATGATTGCACATTACGCTTCGAAAGCCATACACAGGTGGTATTTGATGAAACATTGATTCCAACAGGCAAACTCAAAGCCGATCATCGCTTTACTGAAGGTGCTTTACTGAAGGACATCTTCCTCGATAATTGTTTCTTGCTCAATAATCCCGGACATAGTGCTTGCACTTTAGAGAATCAGCATTATCGCTTAACCGTACAGCCTGGCGCACATTATCCTTACCTGCAACTCTACACACCCGATCATCGCAAGAGTATTGCCATAGAGAACCTCAGTGCAGCACCGGATGCATTCAACAATGGGATGGGATTAGTCTTGTTGGCGCCAAAAGAACATCGCTCATTTACCACTGGTTATCACCTCCAGATATTGTAA
- a CDS encoding methylmalonyl-CoA mutase family protein has translation MAYTPNNKVRIVTAASLFDGHDAAINIMRRIMQSKGAEIIHLGHNRSVKEIVEAAIEEDVQGIAITSYQGGHVEFFKYMKDLLEENGCGHIKIFGGGGGTILPEEIRELHKYGITRIYSPDDGRQMGLEGMIEDVIRQCDFQLNGQGNYAVPMGLGEVKDVRKVARLITNAENGLGAEKVQAKIPVLGITGTGGAGKSSVTDEIVRRYLQNFQDKTIAVVSVDPSKKKTGGALLGDRIRMNAIAHPRAYMRSLATRDDNTALSAHVLEALDICKAAGFDFIILESAGVGQSDASILEFCDVSMYVMTPEYGAASQLEKINMLDYADLVCINKFDKAGALDALADVRKQYKRNHGLWTAKDEELPIMGTMASKFNDDGVNHLFTLLLQKITEKTGVNFGESRFSITAKVSQAVIPPARVRYLSEIADNNRNYDNWAKEQCAIASKLGHITAVIGEKSLSNIPELQELKKQYEQQLHPECKALIENWPAIQAQYAADFFEYKVRDKVIRQPLTSTSLSGTRIPKVVLPKYKDWGDILHWQLQENLPGSFPYTAGVFPLKRDGEDPTRMFAGEGGPERTNKRFHYVSLGQPAHRLSTAFDSVTLYGEDPDYRPDIYGKIGNSGVSIATVDDAKKLYSGFDLCNPKTSVSMTINGPAPIILAFFMNAAIDQQCELYITENKLWDKVEAYANKKYQQLPKPVYYNPSAPERLPEGNSGLGLRLLGISGDEVLPADVYAQCKATALQSVRGTVQADILKEDQAQNTCIFSTEFALKLMGDVQQYFIEQKVRNFYSVSISGYHIAEAGANPITQLAFTLANGFTYVEYYLSRGMQIDDFAPNLSFFFSNGMDPEYSVIGRVARRIWAKAMKHKYKANQRSQMLKYHIQTSGRSLHAQEIDFNDIRTTLQALYAIYDNCNSLHTNAYDEAITTPTEESVRRAMAIQLIINRELGSAKTENFIQGSFLIEEMTDLVEEAVLAEFDRITERGGVLGAMERMYQRNKIQEESLHYEHLKHTGELPIVGVNTFLGKNGSPTTVPNEVIRSTKEEKEQQIQNLHAFWKRNADKQGEMIARLKDVAINNGNLFAELMETVKYCSLGQITHALYEVGGQYRRNM, from the coding sequence ATGGCTTACACTCCGAATAATAAGGTCAGAATTGTTACAGCAGCCAGTTTGTTTGATGGGCACGATGCTGCCATCAATATCATGCGCCGCATCATGCAGAGCAAGGGTGCTGAAATCATTCACCTGGGGCATAACCGCAGTGTGAAAGAAATCGTAGAAGCGGCAATTGAAGAAGATGTGCAGGGTATTGCCATTACATCTTATCAGGGCGGACACGTAGAGTTTTTCAAATACATGAAAGACCTGCTGGAAGAAAACGGTTGTGGCCATATTAAGATCTTCGGTGGTGGTGGTGGCACCATTTTGCCGGAAGAAATTCGTGAGTTGCACAAATATGGCATCACTAGAATCTATTCGCCGGATGATGGTCGTCAGATGGGATTGGAAGGCATGATTGAAGATGTGATTCGTCAGTGCGATTTTCAACTGAACGGTCAGGGTAATTATGCAGTGCCCATGGGTTTGGGTGAAGTGAAAGATGTGCGCAAAGTAGCACGACTCATCACCAATGCAGAAAATGGGCTAGGAGCAGAGAAAGTGCAAGCCAAAATTCCAGTGCTAGGTATTACTGGTACAGGTGGTGCAGGTAAATCATCTGTTACAGATGAGATCGTGCGTCGTTATCTCCAGAATTTTCAGGATAAAACCATTGCGGTTGTTTCAGTAGATCCATCCAAGAAAAAAACGGGTGGTGCTTTATTGGGCGATCGTATTCGTATGAATGCCATCGCACATCCCAGAGCCTATATGCGTTCTCTTGCTACACGCGATGACAATACTGCTTTGAGTGCGCATGTGCTGGAAGCATTGGATATCTGTAAAGCCGCAGGCTTTGATTTCATCATACTGGAAAGTGCCGGTGTAGGTCAGAGCGATGCGTCTATTCTGGAATTTTGTGATGTGAGCATGTATGTGATGACGCCGGAATATGGTGCAGCATCACAGTTAGAGAAGATCAATATGTTGGATTATGCAGATTTGGTCTGCATTAACAAGTTCGATAAAGCCGGTGCATTGGATGCATTAGCCGATGTGCGCAAGCAATACAAACGCAACCACGGTTTGTGGACAGCCAAAGATGAAGAACTGCCTATCATGGGTACCATGGCCAGCAAGTTCAATGATGATGGGGTGAATCACCTCTTCACTTTACTGTTGCAAAAGATTACCGAGAAGACAGGGGTGAATTTCGGCGAATCCCGTTTTTCGATAACAGCGAAAGTGAGTCAGGCTGTGATCCCACCTGCACGCGTCCGCTATCTCTCAGAGATTGCAGACAATAACCGCAATTACGATAACTGGGCGAAAGAGCAGTGTGCGATTGCGTCCAAGTTGGGACATATCACCGCAGTGATTGGTGAAAAATCACTCAGCAATATTCCTGAACTGCAGGAACTGAAAAAACAATACGAGCAGCAATTGCATCCAGAATGCAAAGCCTTAATTGAAAATTGGCCTGCTATCCAAGCACAGTATGCGGCTGATTTCTTTGAATACAAAGTGCGCGATAAAGTGATTCGTCAGCCTTTGACAAGCACATCCCTAAGCGGCACAAGAATTCCTAAAGTGGTATTACCTAAGTACAAAGACTGGGGCGATATCCTGCATTGGCAATTGCAGGAAAACCTGCCTGGTAGTTTCCCTTATACTGCTGGCGTATTTCCGCTGAAGCGCGATGGAGAAGATCCTACACGCATGTTCGCTGGTGAAGGTGGTCCTGAGCGTACCAATAAGCGTTTTCATTATGTGAGCTTGGGTCAGCCTGCACATCGTTTGTCAACTGCGTTTGATAGCGTGACTTTATACGGAGAAGATCCGGATTATCGTCCTGATATCTACGGTAAAATCGGAAACAGTGGTGTAAGTATTGCTACCGTTGATGATGCGAAGAAACTCTATAGCGGTTTTGATCTCTGCAATCCCAAGACTTCTGTGAGTATGACGATTAATGGTCCGGCACCAATCATCTTAGCCTTCTTCATGAATGCAGCGATTGATCAGCAGTGCGAATTGTATATCACAGAAAATAAGCTGTGGGATAAAGTAGAAGCTTACGCGAATAAAAAATATCAGCAATTACCCAAACCTGTTTACTACAATCCTTCAGCACCGGAGCGTTTGCCGGAAGGGAATAGTGGTCTTGGTTTACGTTTATTAGGTATTAGCGGCGATGAAGTATTGCCCGCAGATGTGTACGCACAGTGCAAAGCAACAGCATTACAATCAGTGCGTGGTACAGTACAGGCAGATATCCTGAAAGAAGATCAGGCACAGAATACTTGTATCTTCTCTACTGAGTTTGCATTGAAGCTGATGGGCGATGTACAGCAGTATTTCATTGAACAGAAAGTGCGCAATTTCTACAGCGTATCTATCAGCGGTTATCATATTGCAGAAGCAGGTGCCAATCCGATTACACAGTTGGCTTTCACGCTGGCCAATGGCTTCACTTATGTAGAATATTATTTGAGCCGTGGTATGCAGATAGATGATTTTGCACCCAATCTCTCATTCTTCTTCAGCAATGGTATGGATCCCGAGTATAGTGTGATTGGTCGCGTGGCCAGACGCATCTGGGCCAAAGCCATGAAGCATAAGTATAAGGCCAATCAGCGCAGCCAGATGTTGAAATACCATATTCAAACATCAGGTCGTTCTTTGCATGCACAGGAAATTGATTTCAACGATATCCGTACTACGCTGCAAGCTTTGTATGCGATTTACGATAACTGTAATTCGCTACACACCAACGCTTATGATGAAGCCATCACCACACCAACGGAAGAAAGTGTGCGCAGGGCGATGGCCATTCAGCTCATCATCAACAGGGAATTGGGTTCTGCGAAAACAGAAAACTTTATTCAGGGTTCTTTCCTGATTGAAGAGATGACTGATCTGGTAGAAGAAGCGGTGTTGGCTGAATTTGATCGCATCACGGAACGTGGTGGTGTATTAGGTGCCATGGAACGCATGTACCAGCGTAACAAGATTCAGGAAGAGAGTCTGCACTACGAACATTTGAAACACACAGGTGAATTACCGATTGTTGGCGTGAATACTTTCCTAGGTAAGAATGGTAGTCCAACTACCGTACCTAACGAAGTCATTCGTTCTACCAAAGAAGAGAAGGAACAACAGATCCAAAACCTGCATGCATTCTGGAAACGCAATGCAGATAAGCAGGGAGAGATGATTGCCAGACTCAAAGATGTAGCCATCAATAATGGTAATCTGTTTGCAGAATTAATGGAGACGGTGAAGTATTGTTCATTGGGACAAATCACCCATGCACTCTATGAAGTGGGTGGACAATATCGAAGAAATATGTAA
- a CDS encoding energy transducer TonB, whose product MRSILILACALLMLKSMAQEKIAFLDHKEKPVSNGGLATYANVISKTDSGFLKQRLLLSSRIVVESALYADSLCLFHKGHFRTYHSNGLLKTDGNYVDGRKSGIWLSYHSNGMIADSALYAENQLAGIQKSWHRNGYLADSSNGYSGNRVAVSWFDDGALASTGRYVEDSLRHGKWVFYNQEGVKSASVIYNRGKATTIDFIATNGSIQTHAYADSFTIAADFPGGINNWMKYFNSKIYFPENIELVNTDVTTVVVQFCVNTKGEVQDVELLVPFHPAFDRIVLDIVKKSPKWNPARIANRPYPYYHTQEIHFKQSY is encoded by the coding sequence ATGCGTTCGATCTTGATACTAGCATGTGCTTTGCTGATGTTAAAAAGCATGGCACAAGAGAAAATTGCCTTTTTAGATCATAAAGAAAAGCCAGTGTCCAATGGGGGTCTGGCTACTTATGCAAATGTGATCAGTAAAACAGATTCAGGATTTCTTAAACAGCGGCTTTTATTAAGTTCCAGAATAGTTGTCGAATCAGCGCTATATGCTGATAGTCTTTGTTTGTTCCATAAGGGACATTTTCGTACATACCACTCCAATGGCCTACTTAAGACAGATGGGAATTATGTAGATGGTAGAAAGAGCGGAATATGGTTAAGCTACCATAGCAATGGCATGATAGCAGATTCAGCATTGTATGCTGAAAATCAGCTAGCAGGTATTCAAAAGAGTTGGCATCGGAATGGTTATTTAGCAGATTCGTCGAATGGATATTCGGGCAATCGTGTTGCTGTTTCATGGTTTGATGATGGTGCTTTAGCATCAACCGGTAGGTATGTGGAAGACAGCCTTCGCCATGGCAAATGGGTTTTCTATAATCAAGAAGGTGTAAAATCTGCCAGCGTTATTTACAATAGAGGAAAAGCTACTACGATAGATTTTATTGCTACTAATGGATCAATACAAACCCATGCGTATGCGGACTCATTCACGATTGCAGCAGATTTCCCCGGCGGTATTAATAATTGGATGAAATATTTTAACTCAAAGATTTATTTCCCTGAAAATATAGAGCTGGTCAATACAGATGTAACCACGGTTGTTGTACAATTCTGTGTCAATACAAAAGGAGAAGTACAGGATGTAGAGTTGTTGGTTCCTTTTCATCCTGCATTTGATAGAATCGTTTTAGATATCGTTAAGAAATCTCCCAAATGGAATCCTGCAAGAATTGCCAATAGGCCTTACCCTTATTATCATACACAGGAGATACACTTTAAGCAATCTTATTAA
- a CDS encoding DUF885 family protein, with amino-acid sequence MKQLICWLLLLPITALAQKNNPLLIQTSEVHHLLVNYEADKGSLSRFYTIPASPERNQRMQTLQQDYLKKLQALAFEQMSVGGQVDYLLFQRQLNNELRLLQEEAKNLALANNLISFASPVYTLEQQRRRGKHLDAAKLAADMHAWHKAVQQASKSLPSSIEAPVAKTAETAVKGLQQALRSVFDFYNGYDPAFTWWIPQPYKTLDSSLNVYAAQIKSKTAVGIQKDDGSGIIGNPIGREELIKQLQYEMIPYTPEELVNIANKEFAWCDAEMLKASKAMGFGDDWKKALDKVKNTYVPEGYQPELILRLYNESLDFIKKRDLVTIPPIAEETWRMSMMSPRQQLVSPFFLGGELIQISYPTNTMDQEAKLMSMRGNNPHFSRSTVHHELIAGHHLQGFMNDRYKSYRNFWTPFWTEGWALYWEFILWDMGFPQSPEDKVGMLFWRMHRCARIIFSLNYHLGKWTPQQCIDFLVDRVGHERANAEGEVRRSFTGGYGPLYQLAYMTGAFQFYALKKELVDSGKMSYKQFHDAVLQENNIPVEMVRAILIKQNLKRDFITNWRFYQP; translated from the coding sequence ATGAAACAACTGATTTGCTGGCTGCTCTTGCTGCCCATCACTGCGCTTGCGCAGAAAAACAATCCCTTATTGATACAAACCAGTGAAGTGCATCACTTGCTGGTGAACTATGAAGCTGATAAAGGCAGTCTTTCCCGTTTTTATACTATTCCCGCATCGCCGGAAAGAAATCAACGGATGCAAACCTTGCAGCAAGATTACTTGAAGAAGCTGCAGGCATTGGCATTTGAGCAAATGAGTGTGGGCGGACAAGTAGACTATCTCTTATTTCAGCGTCAGCTCAATAATGAATTAAGGCTTTTACAAGAAGAAGCCAAAAACCTCGCCTTAGCTAATAACTTAATCAGCTTCGCATCTCCGGTATATACTTTGGAGCAACAACGCAGAAGAGGCAAGCACTTGGATGCTGCAAAGCTGGCTGCAGATATGCATGCTTGGCATAAAGCAGTACAACAGGCGAGTAAAAGCTTGCCATCAAGTATTGAAGCGCCAGTAGCCAAGACTGCAGAAACTGCGGTGAAAGGTTTGCAACAAGCATTGCGATCTGTATTTGATTTTTACAATGGCTATGATCCTGCATTTACCTGGTGGATCCCCCAGCCATATAAGACTTTGGATAGTAGTTTGAATGTGTACGCAGCACAGATCAAAAGCAAAACTGCTGTTGGAATACAAAAGGATGATGGTAGCGGTATCATCGGTAATCCGATTGGTCGAGAAGAACTGATTAAGCAATTGCAATATGAGATGATTCCTTACACACCGGAAGAGCTGGTCAATATTGCCAATAAAGAATTTGCCTGGTGCGATGCGGAAATGCTGAAAGCTAGCAAAGCCATGGGTTTTGGCGATGATTGGAAAAAAGCATTGGATAAAGTAAAGAATACCTATGTGCCGGAAGGTTATCAGCCGGAACTGATTCTGCGTTTGTACAATGAGTCGCTTGACTTCATCAAAAAAAGAGATTTGGTCACTATACCACCAATTGCAGAAGAAACCTGGCGCATGAGTATGATGAGCCCGCGACAACAATTGGTGAGCCCATTTTTCTTAGGTGGCGAATTGATTCAAATCTCTTATCCCACCAATACCATGGATCAGGAAGCCAAGCTCATGAGTATGCGTGGAAATAATCCGCATTTCTCTCGTTCAACCGTGCACCATGAATTGATTGCCGGACACCACCTGCAAGGTTTTATGAATGATCGCTACAAATCATACCGTAATTTCTGGACACCTTTCTGGACTGAAGGCTGGGCTTTATACTGGGAGTTTATTTTGTGGGATATGGGCTTTCCCCAATCGCCTGAAGACAAAGTGGGTATGTTGTTCTGGCGCATGCATCGTTGTGCCAGGATCATTTTCTCACTGAATTATCACCTAGGTAAGTGGACGCCCCAGCAGTGTATCGATTTTCTGGTAGACAGGGTAGGCCATGAACGTGCCAATGCTGAAGGAGAAGTGCGTCGATCATTTACCGGTGGATATGGTCCGCTCTATCAGTTGGCTTATATGACCGGTGCTTTTCAGTTTTATGCATTGAAGAAAGAGTTGGTTGATAGCGGTAAAATGAGTTATAAGCAATTCCATGATGCAGTGCTGCAAGAAAACAATATCCCGGTAGAGATGGTGAGAGCCATTCTCATTAAACAAAACCTGAAAAGAGATTTTATTACCAACTGGCGTTTTTATCAACCTTAA
- a CDS encoding N-acetylmuramoyl-L-alanine amidase, translating into MKQISALLLLILVVAACSRSSYHATNKVHKQQVKAFAKQLLQFPPIDSTPMAPEWVGTTNFSMRKPSYVIIHHTAQNSCDETLRTFTLRRTAVSAHYVICRDGTVHHMLNDFFRAHHAGVSKWGNAADINSNSIGIELDNNGFEYFDERQITSLLALLDRLKRTYSIPTTNFIGHGDIAPTRKNDPNWRFPWKQLADKGFGLWYDVPAMTDTLPAGFNHITALRIIGYDMKDTVAARQAFKRHFLQDSTRGPLSDSAKLILHQLSKKYF; encoded by the coding sequence ATGAAACAAATCAGTGCTTTACTCTTATTGATTTTGGTTGTAGCTGCGTGTAGTCGCTCATCATATCATGCTACTAATAAAGTGCATAAGCAACAAGTCAAGGCTTTTGCCAAACAGTTATTACAGTTTCCGCCAATAGATTCCACACCGATGGCACCTGAATGGGTGGGTACCACGAATTTCAGCATGCGTAAGCCCAGTTATGTGATCATTCACCATACTGCACAGAATAGTTGCGATGAAACTTTGCGCACGTTTACACTCAGGCGTACTGCTGTGAGTGCGCATTATGTTATCTGCCGCGACGGTACTGTGCATCATATGCTGAATGATTTTTTTCGTGCACATCATGCAGGTGTGAGCAAGTGGGGTAATGCAGCGGATATCAATAGCAATAGTATTGGTATTGAGCTGGACAATAATGGGTTTGAATATTTTGATGAAAGACAGATCACGAGTCTGCTGGCTTTGCTCGACAGGCTCAAGCGTACATACAGTATTCCTACAACCAATTTTATTGGGCATGGCGATATTGCGCCCACCAGAAAGAATGATCCCAACTGGCGCTTTCCTTGGAAACAGTTGGCAGATAAGGGTTTTGGCCTGTGGTATGATGTGCCTGCCATGACTGATACCTTACCTGCCGGTTTCAATCATATCACTGCGTTGCGCATCATTGGGTATGACATGAAAGATACTGTTGCAGCGAGGCAAGCATTCAAAAGACATTTTCTGCAAGACAGCACTCGCGGTCCGCTCAGCGATAGTGCAAAGCTGATCTTACATCAATTAAGCAAAAAGTATTTCTAA
- a CDS encoding amidohydrolase family protein: protein MKKIVLLACSILLLTQLFAQKTIAVKCGKLFDSKNGVMLSDQIILVKGNQIEQVIGNANIKELKADSLIDLSGYTVLPGLIDCHVHALLQGDTTAEPYYTQLLRESVPFRTLRAAKSLQTSLLNGFTTVRDLGTEGAGYADYDLKKAIQQSIIPGPRYLIASLAIATTGHYLPSEKDFDWVQLHLPKGVEEITGADEGRRAVRSQIAHGADWIKIYADRAYYMDANKNYRSLPNFTTEEIMAIGDETAKHRKKMAAHAVCRDGILAAIQAGATSIEHGFGMDDECIRVMAEKKVYWCPTIYVNELVGPARAAAGSPMNAQFSKTLAATFQKALKAGVPIAYGTDIGGYEWHYPQARDLQYMVQWGMTAAQAIQSATIHAAKLLDMEGKVGECTKGAFADLIAVKGDPLQQIQLLEQVQFVMKDGKVYKQ, encoded by the coding sequence ATGAAAAAGATTGTACTGCTTGCCTGCAGCATACTCTTGCTGACACAGCTATTCGCCCAAAAGACCATCGCCGTTAAATGCGGCAAACTATTCGATAGTAAAAATGGCGTAATGCTGAGTGATCAAATCATTCTGGTAAAAGGCAATCAGATAGAACAAGTAATCGGGAATGCAAATATCAAAGAACTAAAAGCAGATTCTTTGATTGACCTGAGTGGCTATACTGTTTTACCCGGACTCATCGACTGCCATGTGCATGCACTATTACAAGGCGATACCACCGCAGAACCCTACTACACACAATTACTACGCGAAAGTGTTCCGTTCAGAACACTACGTGCTGCCAAAAGCCTACAAACATCCTTGCTGAACGGCTTTACTACCGTGCGCGATCTAGGTACGGAAGGAGCAGGTTATGCGGATTATGATTTGAAGAAAGCCATTCAGCAAAGCATTATTCCTGGTCCGCGCTACTTAATTGCAAGCCTCGCTATTGCTACTACTGGACACTATCTACCCAGTGAAAAAGATTTTGACTGGGTACAATTACACCTACCCAAAGGCGTAGAAGAAATTACCGGCGCTGATGAAGGCCGACGTGCAGTACGTTCACAAATTGCGCATGGGGCAGATTGGATCAAGATTTATGCTGACCGCGCTTATTACATGGATGCAAATAAAAACTATCGCAGTCTACCCAATTTCACTACCGAAGAAATCATGGCTATTGGCGATGAAACCGCCAAGCATAGAAAGAAAATGGCTGCTCACGCTGTTTGCAGAGATGGCATTCTCGCCGCTATACAAGCAGGAGCTACTTCTATAGAACATGGATTTGGTATGGATGATGAATGCATTCGTGTGATGGCAGAGAAAAAAGTGTACTGGTGTCCTACCATCTACGTGAATGAATTGGTTGGACCTGCAAGAGCTGCAGCAGGTAGCCCCATGAATGCACAATTCTCTAAAACATTGGCTGCGACTTTTCAAAAAGCGTTGAAAGCAGGTGTACCCATTGCTTACGGTACAGATATCGGTGGATACGAATGGCATTATCCGCAGGCACGCGACCTGCAATACATGGTACAATGGGGCATGACAGCTGCACAAGCCATTCAATCAGCCACCATTCATGCTGCTAAATTGCTCGACATGGAAGGCAAAGTAGGTGAATGTACCAAAGGCGCTTTCGCTGACCTGATTGCCGTAAAAGGAGACCCACTGCAACAGATTCAACTATTAGAGCAAGTACAATTTGTGATGAAGGATGGGAAAGTGTATAAGCAGTAG